In the bacterium genome, AAAGCGCGGGCAAGGGCGGCGGCAGCTCGCTCAACTACCAGGTGCGCGTCTATGCGCCGGAGGGGCTGCGGGAGAAGCTCGCTCCGCTTGCCGGACAGATGGAGGATGTCTTCATCGTATCGGGTGCAGAGCTCGCGCCCGATGGCGCGGCCCCCGTCGGCGCCTATGCGGGCGAGGAGATTTCCGGCCTCTCGGTCGAGGTCCTCGAGGCGAAGGGGCGGAAGTGCGCCATGTCCTGGAAGGTCAAAGAGGATGTCGGTTCCGACCCCCGCTTCCCCGATCTGTCGGCTCGCTGCGCACGGATCGCCGCGGAACTTTTGCCGTGACGCCGAGAAGTCGAATGGGGATTTTCTTCACCTGGGGTGCGCTCATTGCCCTCGCCGATCAGATCATCAAGCAGGTCATTACCGCGAGATTTATTCTGGGCGAGAGCCTGATCCTCATTCCGGGGTTTCTGGACTTCACCCATGTCCGGAACCGGGGCGGGGCCTTCGGCATCTTCGGCGGGCTGCCGCCCGTGTGGGGCCAGGCCTTTTTCATCACCGCGACGCTCGCCGCACTCATCTTCGTTTTTTGTCTCTACCGTTCGCATTCCACGGCCCATCCTGCCGGCAGGGCGGCCCTCGTTATGATCTTCGGCGGCGGGGGCGGCAACCTGATCGATCGCGTCCTCTGGGGCGAGGTGATCGACTTCGTGGACATCTACTACGGCGCCTATCACTGGCCGGCGTTCAATCTGGCGGACAGCTGCATCACGGTGGGCGTGATCCTTCTTGCGCTCGACATCTTCCGCCGGCCCGCGGAAGCCGACGGCGGCGCGGCAGATTCTTCGTCCGGGGCATGAACGCGGCGGCCGAACGCATCGAACTCGTCTGCGATGACGGCGCTCCGCGCCTGGACGCCTACCTGG is a window encoding:
- the lspA gene encoding signal peptidase II, with amino-acid sequence MGIFFTWGALIALADQIIKQVITARFILGESLILIPGFLDFTHVRNRGGAFGIFGGLPPVWGQAFFITATLAALIFVFCLYRSHSTAHPAGRAALVMIFGGGGGNLIDRVLWGEVIDFVDIYYGAYHWPAFNLADSCITVGVILLALDIFRRPAEADGGAADSSSGA